One Neisseria sp. Marseille-Q5346 genomic region harbors:
- the galE gene encoding UDP-glucose 4-epimerase GalE: MTILITGGTGFIGSHTVVSLLKSGFNAVILDNLCNSSANILPRLEKITGKSVPFYQGDIRDREVLRQIFTEHDIDAVIHFAGLKAVGESVAEPMKYYDNNVSGSLVLAEEMARAGVFKIVFSSSATVYGDPGKVPYTEDMQPGDTTSPYGTSKSMVERILTDIQKADPRWSVILLRYFNPIGAHESGLIGEQPNGIPNNLLPYICQVASGKLPQLSVFGDDYPTPDGTGMRDYIHVMDLAEGHVAAMQAKSDVSGVHLFNLGSGRAYSVLEIIRAFEAASGLTIPFQIKPRRDGDLACFYADPAYTKAQTGWETKRDLAQMMEDSWRWVSNNPNGYDD, encoded by the coding sequence ATGACTATTCTTATCACCGGCGGTACTGGCTTCATCGGTTCCCATACCGTTGTTTCCCTGCTGAAATCAGGCTTTAATGCCGTGATTTTGGACAATTTATGCAATTCGTCTGCCAACATCCTCCCGCGCTTGGAAAAGATTACCGGTAAGTCTGTGCCTTTTTACCAAGGGGATATCCGTGATCGTGAAGTGTTGCGTCAAATCTTTACAGAACACGATATTGATGCCGTCATTCATTTTGCCGGCTTGAAGGCAGTCGGTGAAAGCGTGGCCGAGCCAATGAAATACTATGACAACAATGTGTCGGGCAGCTTGGTTTTGGCTGAAGAAATGGCGCGTGCCGGTGTATTTAAGATTGTGTTCAGCTCATCAGCTACGGTTTACGGCGATCCGGGCAAAGTGCCTTATACGGAAGATATGCAACCGGGAGATACGACCAGCCCTTACGGCACGTCGAAGTCTATGGTGGAGCGCATTTTGACGGATATCCAAAAGGCCGATCCGCGTTGGAGCGTAATTTTGTTGCGCTATTTCAACCCTATTGGCGCGCATGAAAGCGGTTTGATCGGCGAGCAGCCAAACGGTATACCAAACAATCTGCTGCCTTATATCTGCCAAGTGGCTTCAGGCAAGCTGCCGCAATTGTCGGTTTTCGGCGACGACTACCCTACTCCCGATGGTACGGGTATGCGCGACTATATCCATGTGATGGATTTGGCGGAAGGCCATGTGGCGGCAATGCAGGCGAAAAGTGATGTTTCGGGCGTACACCTGTTTAATTTGGGTTCGGGACGTGCTTATTCGGTATTGGAAATCATCCGTGCCTTTGAGGCAGCCTCCGGCTTGACTATTCCGTTTCAAATCAAACCGCGTCGCGATGGCGATTTGGCCTGTTTCTACGCCGACCCTGCCTACACCAAAGCGCAGACCGGTTGGGAAACCAAGCGTGATTTGGCGCAGATGATGGAAGACTCATGGCGTTGGGTCAGCAACAACCCAAATGGCTACGACGATTAA
- a CDS encoding acyl carrier protein, producing MSVSNEVLALISQVAQKQVSANEELLSTGLIDSVSAMDLVMAIKQKFDVDLPFEQLVDILANSANIIQYVENNYKG from the coding sequence ATGTCAGTATCTAATGAAGTTTTGGCGTTGATTTCACAAGTTGCACAAAAACAAGTGTCAGCAAATGAAGAATTGTTGTCTACGGGACTTATTGATTCTGTGAGCGCAATGGATTTGGTTATGGCCATCAAACAAAAATTTGATGTTGATTTGCCGTTTGAGCAACTGGTTGATATTTTGGCAAACTCTGCCAATATTATTCAATATGTTGAGAATAATTATAAAGGCTAA